The segment tcagcctatacatattttaaattgttttattttatatattttgttcaaaataaaatttgagttaTCAACCCGGATGACACCTTTTGATTTTGATGACTAAACAAATAATTGGGAATAATGTGTCAATTATATTTCATAAGCTTTTTTtatgtgaaaaaaaaatacaagaataGTAAGTTTTTTATCACAATGTATGATTGTCTTTGTTTTCTTAATCTATTAAATTTTCTATGTCATTATACAAACATGATAATTTTATCATTAATCTACAGTTAAATATCAATACTATATTTTGAAActatttaatattaattaaaagtaATGACCATAGGCTTATTTATTCatcattttgtttatatttattttttaactttgttTTAGAAAATGTTTACTATTACACCTTTATATTTAGCTTTTGTGTTTAATCGATACATGTTGTACACAAGTCTCATACCTAGTTGAGTTTATAATTGAGAAGCGGTTCCGAAAATAGATATAACAACATGGTTCATTAATaacaaattcatatataaaagcTTCATAACAATATACTTGTTTCCAACTTGTAAAAATCTGCTGTCAAAATCTGGTGACTAATGGTGGATCAACTTGGAGGTCTAAATCCTACTTATGAGTTTTGTTTAGCTCTATTCTAACATATTTCTTGTTGTACTCTTATTGCGATTCGACGTCTTTATTAGTCTTTGTAGGCCCGATATCTAGATCCTATGTTTTGACTATTGCCAAGAAAAATTATAAGTCACATTTTCCCGACATCAGTTACAAGATTGAGGAACAATCTCAATTAACTACCCTAATACTAGGTAGGAACGTGACCATGCCGTGTAGTACTATAATAACGACCATTCAAAAATGTCACCGATCGCTTATAAATATCATTGTATCATATTCTAACCAAGTAAGATCGTTCTAACAACATTTCGTTCATATTTTCTCTTTTAAATACTTGTTCAATGCTAACTTAATCAGTGGCGAATCTAGACTAAAAAAACCATGTGGTTCCCAAATTAAgtgaaatcaataaaaaaaattcaacaaaacTTGTGTGGGGTTGGGTCGGGTTATGTACCTTAAAAATTGGACCAATCAATTCAACCTGTTAAAACCGATTAGACACCACCAATTAAAAATTTTAACAAAACGATTGAAATAAACACGAAAAAAGCAGTAtgtttttaatgaaaaactaGTTGATTATTAGTCAATTGATAAAGCGGTGAACAGAGAGTAgaggtggcaaaaattgacacgacacgaaacccgACATGAACCCGACACAAAATACATGGAtttgggtaagatatttcaatccgtttaaataaacgggttgacacgacacgacacgaaaattaaacgggtaaggttagggttgagaatttcaattcgaatatgactcgaaaatgattcgtttatttatatgcaaattttttgaattatttaaataaactagaaagatacaaaaccaaaaccataagtAAAAAAAACCTTCGAATTGAgtcgttttgtaatgttgaaatgacttagtCATCTAGATTAagatttaattttagtttttccattctctcccaaactaccAAGTCTCTTTCACCACTCTCACATCCTCGCGACCTTTTCATCCGCCTCCTCAACTCCCACTATTTTAATTTTGTTATCTGAACTTGCTATGACTTCATCTATTCTGCCTCCAAACTATTAGTTTTTCCTCTCCGCCTACCCAACTTCTACTCTTTCAACATGttcaatcttttaacctcacatgacacgatatatttcaaggtatagccctaacccgaaacccgacacgaaaataaacgggttgacacgacacgacacattaattaaatgggtcgggttagggtcaagcacttttaacccgtttagtgtttcgacacgacacgaaCCTGACACGATTGCCACCTCTAACAGAGAATGAGAGTCTTTAGCATGTGAGCTTCTTTTTATTAcaacaatttatttatttattgatattTTGAAAGTGTCGATTAAGATTGGTTAATTTTTTGTTATCaatcaaacaatttaaaataACAAGTTGATCctaataacttattttttttttcttttaaaatgatttttaatacattttattaaaaaaacaaactcAAGATAGGTTGTTCATTTTTTCTAAGATAGTTTCTAATTTTTCTTCGacatatattaaaaatgaaattgaaaatttAAGTAGGTCCTAAGACCTACCTTTAGACATACTAGATACGCCCTTGAACTTAATCGCCATAAAGTATTTTTAGGGATCGAAGCCATACATGAGATGCATTTTTGACTGCATTTCATCCTCGGTTTGAAGACTGTCTCAAATCGAAGATCCACATGAAAAACCCATCTTTGCATATCGTTTATCATATTAAGTTTGATTTACAatttccaaaactcaaatttatagGGGGGTAAATAAGTCATTTACTTGACAATTTTATATTCTTTGATAAACTCCAAAACGCGGGCACGGAAATAGAAGATTGAACGACAAAAATTAAAGGTTTTAGTACTTATTTGACTGTATTTTGACGAAGGCCCCACACAGACACATACTCACACTCCATTCTCTTCCCATCTTCATTTCGACAGTAAACTGTGGGACTAAAACAACGCTCAGATCCGAATCCGACCACAAAAAACTTCGCCAAAACCCTAGCCCGGCGTACAATATCCGTAAGAAAACTCTTCCATGTTTCACTCTCACCACAAATGCACTTATCTCTGTACCCTTACTATCATCCTGCACTTTGACTACAATCTGTTCTATTTGTTATATAATCTATTTGAAGTCGATTCCTCGAGATCTCGACTTTCCAAGTTAGTAAATTACCCGATAtgattataatataatattatttaagCTCAGCTTGGTCTACATTTGTGTACTAACAAAGGTAGGATGTTAAGCGCTTAGATGTGTAGTTTATATGTGTTTGTATCTTGTGGATTTGAGATCTTCATACCTGGTGGACTTCTAGTGAAGTAGCGGTTGGTTTCGGTGGAAATGAACTTGTTAGAATTGTACGTCAGTGCTTCAGTTTCCAAatgtagggttttttttttttgtcaattttatTTTTTAGGTGCGAACTTTGGCTGTATATCTGATACCGCTCGCCTGTAATCTATATGAACGTTTTGGTACTTGGAGTACCTTTGGGTGATTAAGTTGCTACCTTTTGTGCTAATTGGAACAAAGCAGAGTATAATTTCTTGTAGATCTGAGACGTTGCTTTGTATTAAGTCAGAAGCTATATGGCGGGGGTCTGTCTAATAAAGACTTTGAGTTTTCCCTAATTTGCTTTCGAGCACATTTAGTTGTTGAAATATGTGTTTGATAATTACATTACTCTCTGTTGCTTAATAATCACGGGTAGTAGTAGGTTTGGTTTTTTGAACGTTCACCATTGACATCTAAATTTTTTGCAGGCTCAGTTGGGGTGACACCAGATGGCAGGGGTGGATGTTCAAAATCCGCTTCTTGGAGAAACAACATGTGGATCATTACTGCATCAGTTGCAAGTGAAATACCATATTCCCTAACACTATTTACGTTTTATGCTGTtgtacttttttttattttttcttttttgtgaCTGATATTTTCATTTCCGAACTGAACTTGTCTGTCTGCATTATTGCAGAAAATTTGGGATGAGGTGGGTGAAAGTGATGatgaaagagataagatgcttGTTCAGATAGATCAAGAATGTTTGGACGTGTACAAGAGGAAAGTGGACCAGGCTACAAAGTCAAGATCACACCTTCTTCAGACATTGGCAGATGCTAAACTTGAACTCTCCACTCTTGTTGCATCCCTAGGGGAGAATACATTTGTTGGGTTTGTGAGTAGTAGCTCTTAATCTTTTCTCATTAAGCTGTGAAAATTTATGTTTGTTTGAATGCCCTTTTTTGATATGTGCAGTCTGAGAAGACTGGTGGAACCATCAAAGAGCAGCTTGCTGCTATTGCACCGGCTCTAGAACAATTATGGAAGCAGAAGAAGGAAAGGATCGAGGAGTTCTCAGATGTACAGACACAAATACAAAAGATATGTGGAGAAATTGCAGGGAGCAGTGAGGGTGCAGCAGGATTAGGAAACCAAGGTGTTGATGAGTCTGATTTATCCTTGAAGAAGTTGGATGAATTCCATGATCAACTACAACAACTGCAGAAAGAAAAGGTAATCTCTTATTCTCTAATAACTCATTTATTAGGTAGATTCTAGATGGAGTAATGAgtatgcaatggatgttgttgagTTGGCAGAGTGATAGACTGCACAAGGTCCTTGAGTTGGTGAGCAGTGTACATGATCTTTGTGCTGTCCTTGGGATTGATTTTTATAGTACAGTCACGGAAGTTCATCCAAGCCTCAATGATGCAACTGGCGTACAATCTAAAAGCATAAGCAATGACACACTTACTCGCCTTGCAAAGACACTCATATCTTTAAAAGAAGATAAGAAGCAACGCTTGCACAAGGTACATATATAGCTTAAAAAGAAGGATAAAAATGCGTATAATCTTTGATTCTTAACTTTGTTTTTTGGTTTTACAGCTTCAAGAATTAGCAACCCAGTTAACTGATCTTTGGAATCTGATGGATACATCTGAAGAAGAACAGGGGTTGTTTGATCATGTGACTTGTAACATGTCGGCTTCAGTGGATGAAGTGAATGTCCCAGGGGCCCTTGCTCTTGATTTGATCCAACAGGTAGCTTAAGCATTAATTACATTTACATAAATATTAAACTAACAAGTATGaatttatatttaatatgttttttGAAGGCGGAGTTGGAAGTGGAGAGGCTGGATGATTTAAAAGCAAGCAAAATGAAAGAGATTGCTTTTAAAAGGCAAGGGGAGCTTGAGGAGATATTTGCACGTGCACATATTGAGATTGACAGAGAGGGTGCGAGGGAGAAGATTTTGGGTCTGATTGATTCTGGGAATGTGGAGCCTTCTGAGTTGTTGGTTGATATGGATAACCAGATCATAAGAGCCAAAGAAGAAGCCCTGAGCAGGAAAGATATTTTGGATAAAGTGGAGAAATGGATGTCGGCTTGCGAAGAAGAGAGTTGGCTTGAAGATTACAACAGGGTATGTATGTGTTCCttttatagatataaatatataatagtaATTGTTTTAATGAATGACATGGCAATGGCAATGGCAGGATGACAACAGGTACAATGCAAGTAGAGGCGCACACTTGAACCTGAAGAGAGCTGAAAAGGCTCGAATATTGGTGAACAAAATTCCAGGTGTGGTTGAGAGTTTGGTGGGGAAGACACGGGCATGGGAAGAGGAGCATGGGATGAGTTTCATGTATGATGGGGTTCCGTTGCTTGCGATGCTAGATGAATATGCGATGCTCAGGCATGACAGGGAAGAAGAGAAGCGAAGGGTAAAGGTAAGTAAGTTTCTGTATATTTTTAATATAGAAAAACTGTCAGTCAGTCAGTAACCGGTTGTAATATTTGAATGCAGAAGGATCAGAAGAAGATGGTTACCGAGCAGCAGCAGGTAAATCCAAATACAGAGGTAGAAACTGCGTTTGGTGCGAGGTCAAGCCCTGGGAGGCCGCTTAGCAGTAATACGAAGAAGGTGGGGGTGCGTGCCACTGCCAATCCCAATGGAAGTCCGAATCGACGGTTGTCTTTGAATCAGAATAGGTCGGTTAATAGAGATGGGAAGGTGAAGCCTAATAATTCTCCATCTCCGTTGAAGGATGCTGCGTCACGTGTATCCGGTACTGAGCCTGCCCCGACTACACCTTAGCTAGGGTGGTTATTTCAATAATAAAACCCAAATATTTTAGGATTTCCTCATGTATTTTATTGTTGTTATTATAAAtcagtctagagagagaaaaaaaaaaaaagagtggaCATGGTTTAGGTTGTTCTTTGTATCCGGTATCAATTACTCTTTAGTTTTACCTTTAACTAACCACTTTTCCATTTAAAAAATTGATTTATCTATTTTTTGGATTGACTTGCCTTTAGCGGCAAATGTGTCGCTATCTTACGTGGATGAATCAGTTTTTTTAAGTGGAAGATTCATCTGTTTTTCTTCTAAAGGCTTACAATTATGTTCCATCTATATAGTTTATAGGGATGGTATGATTTTGAAGGTTCATTGTGAAAAGTAAAAGTGAGtctttaaatataatttatttttatatataaacacaAATACAAAAGTAAATTAAATTAACCACACATTTAATTGTGTGAGAAGAGTATATTTATAATAACAATGTAAGAGGGTAATATCTTAGAATAAAGAAGagataaataaaaatatacaatTGAGTTATATATTACgtaaataaaaatgattttatgtAAAAATACGATTTATGTAGTGTTATTCTTTC is part of the Lactuca sativa cultivar Salinas chromosome 7, Lsat_Salinas_v11, whole genome shotgun sequence genome and harbors:
- the LOC111893913 gene encoding 65-kDa microtubule-associated protein 1, with translation MAGVDVQNPLLGETTCGSLLHQLQKIWDEVGESDDERDKMLVQIDQECLDVYKRKVDQATKSRSHLLQTLADAKLELSTLVASLGENTFVGFSEKTGGTIKEQLAAIAPALEQLWKQKKERIEEFSDVQTQIQKICGEIAGSSEGAAGLGNQGVDESDLSLKKLDEFHDQLQQLQKEKSDRLHKVLELVSSVHDLCAVLGIDFYSTVTEVHPSLNDATGVQSKSISNDTLTRLAKTLISLKEDKKQRLHKLQELATQLTDLWNLMDTSEEEQGLFDHVTCNMSASVDEVNVPGALALDLIQQAELEVERLDDLKASKMKEIAFKRQGELEEIFARAHIEIDREGAREKILGLIDSGNVEPSELLVDMDNQIIRAKEEALSRKDILDKVEKWMSACEEESWLEDYNRDDNRYNASRGAHLNLKRAEKARILVNKIPGVVESLVGKTRAWEEEHGMSFMYDGVPLLAMLDEYAMLRHDREEEKRRVKKDQKKMVTEQQQVNPNTEVETAFGARSSPGRPLSSNTKKVGVRATANPNGSPNRRLSLNQNRSVNRDGKVKPNNSPSPLKDAASRVSGTEPAPTTP